In the genome of Phosphitispora fastidiosa, one region contains:
- a CDS encoding DUF4870 domain-containing protein: MTEQLRKEEKTWGMMAHLGIFSGHFIPFGNIIAPLVIWLVKKDESDYVAYHGKESLNFQISIAIYMIVSVILALLLVGFILVAVLWVSNLVLVVIAGIKANEGELYRYPLTIRFVK; encoded by the coding sequence ATGACAGAACAACTTCGAAAAGAAGAGAAAACATGGGGGATGATGGCCCACCTGGGCATCTTTTCAGGTCACTTTATCCCCTTTGGCAACATTATTGCCCCCCTGGTAATTTGGCTGGTGAAGAAGGATGAGTCCGACTACGTGGCTTACCATGGCAAGGAATCACTAAATTTCCAGATATCTATTGCAATTTACATGATAGTATCGGTAATCCTGGCACTGCTGCTGGTTGGTTTCATCCTGGTAGCCGTACTCTGGGTATCTAATCTGGTCCTGGTCGTCATTGCCGGTATTAAGGCAAATGAAGGGGAACTATACCGTTACCCGCTCACAATAAGGTTTGTAAAATAA